From the Saccharomonospora marina XMU15 genome, the window CGGGAAGCGGATCGAGCCGCGCACCGGACTCGCGTGCCTGCTCGTACTCCCACACGCCCGCGAACCCGCCGGCGTCGCGCAGCAGCTCCTGCCGCCGAGTCAGCTCGCCGTTCAGCGCATCCATCATCCGGTCGACGAGCGCGAGGTCGTCGGCGAGGTTGGTGATCACGGCTGAGGTGTGCGGGGCGCGCTCCAGGCCCGCGAACGTCGCACCGCCCTTGAAGTCCACCAGGACGAAGTTCAGCGCAGCGGAGGAGTTGGTGGCCATCAATCCCACCACGAGCGTGCGCAGCAGCTCCGACTTGCCCGAACCGGTCGCCCCGATGCACAGCCCGTGCGGGCCCATCCCGCCCCGTGCGGCCTCCTTGATGTCGAGCTCGACCGGTCGGCCGGAGTCGTCCACCCCGAACGGCACCCGGTACCGCTGCTCGACGGGTTTGCTTCGCCATGCGCGCTGCACGTCGAACGCGAGGAGGTTGCGCGGCAGTCCCAGCAGTTCCAGCAGCGACGGATTGTCCAACGCGGGGTGCTGCCGCACCAGCGTTTCGGTGCGCAGTTCCGGCAGCCAGCCGTCGTCGGGCTCGGCGTCGTCGGTGGACCCGACGGAGTCGATCACCGCGTCGAGGTGGTTGCCTGCGCCGTCCACGTCGGGCCTCGCCACGATGAACCGGCCACCTTCGTGCAGCCCGTACCCGGAGTGCTTGGGCAGGGTCGCGGCGACCTCGGGGTCGATCCGCGATTCGGTCGGGTCGCTGAGCCGCAGTTCCACCTTCCCCAGCAGCAACCGCTCCAGGTCTTCGGGAATCTCGCGCCAGCTTCGGGCGGTGACCAGCACGTGCAGCCCGAAGTGCAGCCCGTCGCTTGCGAGGTCGTGCACGGTGGAGGCCAACTCGGGCTCCCAGCGGGTGGCCTGTTCCCAGCCGTCGACGATCAGGAACACGTCGGCGTGCTCGCCCGGCGGCAGCGTCTGCTCGCCGCGCGCGGTGCGGAACGCGTCGGCGGAGGACAGCCGGTATTGCCGGAACAGTCGCTTGCGCTGCGCCAGCACGGTGTTGAGCCGTTCGAGCATCGCGCGTAGCGGTGCGGACTCCGAGGGATCGAGCACGGTGCGTACGTGTGGAAGCCCGGAAAGCCCGGTCAGCTGCCCGCCGGGGTCGACGCAGTAGAACTGCGCCTCCTTCGGGCTGTGGGTGAGCGAGAGCCCCACCACGAGGGTTTGCAGGAAGGTGGACTTGCCGGAGTGCAGCTGGCCGACCACCGCGATGTGCCCGCCCTGGCCGGTCAGGTCCAGTTGCACGATGCCCGCGTTGCCGAGGGGTTCCGCTGTGCGGCCCACCGGCGTCGTCAGCGGTGTCAGTGCCGACCGGGTCGGTTGCTCACCCGCGGGCGGCAGCACGTCGTCGAGCTTGACGGGTACCGGCTTGCCGCCGTGGTGCAACCCGACCGCGGCCAGCCTGGTCTTGGCGATGGTGAAGTCGCCCTTGAGCTGGTTGTGCCTGGTCGGGGTCTGCTTGCCCTGGCCGCTGACGTCCTGGAAGACGAAGCGGTACAGCTCGTCACCGGTGATCACGCCGTCGCGGTCGAGGTCGGCCAGCCCCGTCTCCAGTCCTTTGATCACCGAGGTGGTGAACACCGAACGATGCACGGGCCGCTCGAAGTAGCGGTGCTCACCCTCGAAGGCGTACTCCAGTTCGTCGGTGGCGGTGATGACGCAGGTGCCGCGCCCCGCGACCTGCTGTGCGAGCGGATCGCCGGTTCCGGCTGACTTCGGCACCATTCCCTTCGTGAACGCGCCGCTGTAGCAGCAGTCGAGCAGCACCAGCTTCGCGCCCGCCTGGCATTCGTCCAGCAGCGACTGCACGAACGACCCTGCGATCGCTGTGGAGCGCGGCAGTGAAAGCCGGGTGTTGCACGCGGCGAAGAACAGCTGGCCGTTGTCGTTGCGCACACCGTGGCCGGAGATGTAGAGCAGTACGAAATCGTCCGGCTTGCGCTCGGCGAACAGCAGTTCGATCTGTTCCTCGATCTCGCTCTTGGACCCGTCGATGATCTTGGTGGCCGTGTCGAAGTAGCCGATCGCCGGGTCGAGCAACAGTTCGCGCAGGTGTCGGGCGTCCTCGGCGGGCGCGCGCAGCTGGCGCAGCCGGACGTCGAGGTACTGGGAGTTGGCTATGAGCAGCGCGTGCCGCTCGCCGGAGCGGGTGTCACCGCGCTCGGCTGCGCTGCTGCTGGTCATCGTCGGCCTCGGCGAGGAGCGTGTTCAGCAGCTCCAACTGGTCGCGCTGGGACTGCCCGGTGAGGGTGATGTCGGTGTCGCCACGCCGTACAGTGACCGACCTGCCCGCGTGCCGCTTGAGGTACTCACCGATCAGCCGCGTGACGGCCGCCACCGTGCTCGCGGAGAGCACGCCGGTGAGGACGAGTTCGCCGACACCGACCGCGCCGCCCGACTTCGCGCCCTCGGGGACGGCCGCACGCGGCCGGCGCACACTCGGCACGCCGGATACGGTCAGGTCGTGGGCGAGCCGCACGGTGTGCTGCTCGACGGTGGACGGCGGCTCGTCGGTCGAGGCCAGCCGCAACAGCAGATCCGGCACGATACCCCCAGTGCGACAACGCTCACGGACTGTCTTGCGACTGTATACCAGCGGCGACGGTTGTCCGGGCGGTCACGATAATGTCGCTTCGGGATGGCGGGTGAGAGTCGCGACCTCGTCACCGGCGCTGTCTGCGGCCTGCACGGCCTGCTGCCGGATCTGGAACAGCTCTACGTGGACTCGCAGGTGTATCGGCGATGTCCTTCGCCGAGACCCGCACGGCCGCGGAACCGGCAGCCAGGCTCACTGACGCGGGCTACGAGGCGCACCCGGTATCCGTCGAACAGGGGTGCTCGGCGTGCTGCGCAACGGTCCCGGCCCCGTGGTGTTGGCTGCGGGCCGACATCGACGCGCTGCCGGTCGAGGAACGCACCGGTTTCGACGCGCCAGCACCGCGCGGGCGATCGCAGCGGGCGGCAAGTGCCCGTGCTGCACGCGGCGGGCGTACCCTCGGTGTTCTGGTTGGTCGGCGGGTCGGCCGAGCGCATGGTGCTCGACGCGATGGCGCAGGGTCGGTTCGAGTCCGGCGTGCCCTCGAACCATTCCGCGACGTTCACGCCCGTGCCACACCCGATGCCGAGTGCCGGTGTGGAAGCGCTCGTGGTGGCCACCGGGCCTGGCTGCCGGGACC encodes:
- the eccCb gene encoding type VII secretion protein EccCb, yielding MTSSSAAERGDTRSGERHALLIANSQYLDVRLRQLRAPAEDARHLRELLLDPAIGYFDTATKIIDGSKSEIEEQIELLFAERKPDDFVLLYISGHGVRNDNGQLFFAACNTRLSLPRSTAIAGSFVQSLLDECQAGAKLVLLDCCYSGAFTKGMVPKSAGTGDPLAQQVAGRGTCVITATDELEYAFEGEHRYFERPVHRSVFTTSVIKGLETGLADLDRDGVITGDELYRFVFQDVSGQGKQTPTRHNQLKGDFTIAKTRLAAVGLHHGGKPVPVKLDDVLPPAGEQPTRSALTPLTTPVGRTAEPLGNAGIVQLDLTGQGGHIAVVGQLHSGKSTFLQTLVVGLSLTHSPKEAQFYCVDPGGQLTGLSGLPHVRTVLDPSESAPLRAMLERLNTVLAQRKRLFRQYRLSSADAFRTARGEQTLPPGEHADVFLIVDGWEQATRWEPELASTVHDLASDGLHFGLHVLVTARSWREIPEDLERLLLGKVELRLSDPTESRIDPEVAATLPKHSGYGLHEGGRFIVARPDVDGAGNHLDAVIDSVGSTDDAEPDDGWLPELRTETLVRQHPALDNPSLLELLGLPRNLLAFDVQRAWRSKPVEQRYRVPFGVDDSGRPVELDIKEAARGGMGPHGLCIGATGSGKSELLRTLVVGLMATNSSAALNFVLVDFKGGATFAGLERAPHTSAVITNLADDLALVDRMMDALNGELTRRQELLRDAGGFAGVWEYEQARESGARLDPLPALFIVVDEFSELLTAKPELVDAFVAVGRLGRSLRMHLLLASQRLEEGKLRGLDSHLSYRIGLRTFSAAESRAVLGTAEAYELPREPGFGYLRFDSGTMVRFRSACVSNPHPTDPRRSELDVIVDRLDGQGTPAHQVWLPPLSESPTLDALLPNLSPTQDRGLSPVGFFGNGRLQVPLGNVDRPYEQRRDPLWADFSGGAGHGAVIGGPQSGKSTMLRTLVMSMALTHTPEEAQFYCIDLGGGTLAALNGLPHVGMVATRREQEKVRRTVAELVTLVNEREARFGALGVDSMNDFRNRKRRGEITAEQDPFGDAFLVVDGWRALRDDFEDLEAQITSLAARGLAYGVHVIIASNRWADLRPAIKDMLGTRFELRLGDPSESEIDRRAAVGVPHGRPGRGLTADKLHFLVALPRIDGSAEPATVGAGLAEAVSEAASHWDGSAAPKVRLLPRRLRRKELLTLDRHRDGRLVPIGVNEDELAPVYLDFDAEPHFLAYADGESGKTNLLRQIVRGITERYSKKEAVLILIDYRRTMLGFVEGDQLLGYATSANQLEGMIKEVTQSMAKRLPGPDVTPQQLKERSWWSGPELFVVVDDYDLVATSTSNPLRPLSEYLAQAKDVGLHVVVARRTGGAARTGADPVLGRLRELATPGIVMNGSREEGPLLGGVRPSSQPPGRGVLVDRRSGRQLVQVALYPEE